A single genomic interval of Sinorhizobium garamanticum harbors:
- the secA gene encoding preprotein translocase subunit SecA has translation MVSLGGLARKLFGSANERRVRSYQGRVDAINALEAEMKALSDEALAAKTTEFRQQLADGKTLDDILVPAFAVVREAARRVLGLRPFDVQLIGGMILHERAISEMKTGEGKTLVATLPVYLNALAGKGVHVVTVNDYLAQRDAGMMGRVYGFLGLTTGVIIHGLSDEQRREAYACDVTYATNNELGFDYLRDNMKYERSQMVQRGHFFAIVDEVDSILVDEARTPLIISGPLDDRSDLYNTINEFIPLLAPEDYEIDEKQRSANFSEDGTEKLENMLRAAGLLKGESLYDIENVAIVHHVNNALKAHKLFTRDKDYIVRNGEIVIIDEFTGRMMPGRRYSEGQHQALEAKEKVQIQPENQTLASITFQNYFRMYEKLAGMTGTASTEAEEFGNIYGLEVVEVPTNLPIVRLDEDDEVYRTAGEKYKAIIDEIKSAHERGQPMLVGTTSIEKSELLAEMLKKTGFTKFQVLNARYHEQEAFIVAQAGVPGAITIATNMAGRGTDIQLGGNPDMRIQQELDDMDPGPEREAREKAIREEVQKLKEKALAAGGLYVLATERHESRRIDNQLRGRSGRQGDPGRSKFFLSLQDDLMRIFGSDRMDGMLQKLGLKEGEAIVHPWINKALERAQKKVEARNFDIRKNLLKYDDVLNDQRKVIFEQRIELMDAESVTETVTDMRNEVIEDVVSKRIPERAYAEQWDVEGLKADVQQYLNLDLPITEWAAEEGIAEDDILERITEAADKAAADRAERFGPDIMQYVERSVVLQTLDHLWREHIVNLDHLRSVIGFRGYAQRDPLQEYKSEAFELFQALLGNLRQAVTAQLMRVELVREAPDAPQPLPPMEGHHIDPLTGEDDFAHAGAPLLAAAPANRNPADPSSWGKVARNEPCPCGSGKKYKHCHGMYEA, from the coding sequence ATGGTCAGTCTCGGCGGCTTAGCCCGCAAGTTGTTTGGTTCCGCCAATGAGCGCCGCGTCCGTAGTTACCAGGGCCGGGTGGACGCCATCAACGCGCTTGAAGCCGAAATGAAGGCGCTCAGCGATGAAGCGCTGGCGGCAAAGACCACGGAATTCCGCCAGCAATTGGCCGACGGCAAGACGCTCGACGACATCCTCGTCCCCGCCTTTGCCGTCGTGCGTGAAGCCGCGCGCCGCGTGCTCGGCCTGCGTCCCTTCGACGTCCAGCTCATCGGCGGCATGATCCTGCATGAGCGCGCCATCTCCGAGATGAAGACCGGTGAAGGCAAGACGCTCGTCGCGACGCTGCCCGTCTATCTCAATGCGCTTGCCGGCAAGGGCGTGCATGTCGTCACCGTCAACGACTATCTGGCCCAGCGCGACGCCGGCATGATGGGCCGCGTCTACGGCTTCCTCGGTCTGACGACCGGCGTCATCATTCACGGCCTCAGCGACGAGCAGCGCCGCGAAGCCTATGCCTGCGATGTCACTTACGCGACGAACAACGAACTCGGCTTCGACTATCTGCGCGACAACATGAAGTATGAGCGCTCGCAGATGGTGCAGCGCGGTCACTTCTTCGCGATCGTCGACGAAGTGGACTCCATCCTGGTCGACGAGGCGCGCACGCCGCTGATCATCTCCGGTCCGCTCGACGACCGCTCCGACCTCTACAATACGATCAACGAGTTCATTCCGCTGCTTGCGCCGGAAGACTACGAGATCGACGAGAAGCAACGCTCGGCCAATTTCTCGGAAGATGGCACCGAGAAGCTCGAAAACATGCTGCGCGCGGCCGGCCTCCTGAAGGGCGAGTCGCTTTACGACATCGAGAACGTCGCGATCGTCCACCACGTCAACAATGCGCTGAAGGCCCACAAGCTCTTCACGCGCGACAAGGACTATATCGTGCGCAACGGCGAGATCGTCATCATCGACGAGTTCACCGGCCGCATGATGCCGGGCCGCCGCTATTCCGAAGGCCAGCACCAGGCGCTGGAAGCCAAGGAAAAGGTGCAGATCCAGCCCGAGAACCAGACGCTCGCCTCGATCACCTTCCAGAACTACTTCCGCATGTACGAAAAGCTTGCCGGCATGACCGGCACGGCATCGACGGAGGCCGAGGAATTCGGCAATATCTACGGCCTCGAAGTGGTCGAAGTCCCGACCAACCTGCCGATCGTGCGCCTCGATGAGGATGACGAAGTCTACCGAACGGCCGGCGAGAAGTACAAGGCGATCATCGACGAGATCAAGTCGGCGCATGAACGCGGGCAACCGATGCTGGTCGGCACCACCTCTATCGAAAAGTCCGAGCTGCTGGCCGAGATGCTGAAGAAGACCGGCTTCACGAAGTTCCAGGTGCTGAACGCACGGTATCACGAGCAGGAAGCCTTTATCGTCGCCCAGGCCGGTGTGCCGGGCGCGATCACGATCGCGACCAACATGGCCGGCCGCGGTACCGACATCCAGCTCGGCGGCAATCCTGACATGCGCATCCAGCAGGAACTGGACGACATGGACCCCGGCCCCGAGCGCGAGGCGCGCGAAAAGGCGATCCGCGAAGAGGTGCAGAAGCTCAAGGAGAAGGCGCTCGCTGCCGGCGGTCTCTATGTTCTCGCCACCGAGCGCCACGAGAGCCGCCGCATCGACAACCAGCTGCGCGGCCGCTCCGGCCGTCAGGGGGATCCCGGTCGCTCGAAGTTCTTCCTGTCGCTCCAGGACGATCTGATGCGCATCTTCGGGTCCGATCGCATGGACGGCATGTTGCAGAAGCTGGGCCTGAAGGAGGGCGAAGCAATCGTCCATCCGTGGATCAACAAGGCGCTTGAGCGGGCCCAAAAGAAGGTCGAGGCACGCAACTTCGACATCCGCAAGAATCTGTTGAAATATGACGACGTGCTCAACGATCAGCGCAAGGTCATCTTCGAGCAGCGCATCGAGCTGATGGACGCGGAGAGCGTCACCGAGACGGTCACCGACATGCGTAACGAAGTGATCGAGGACGTCGTCAGCAAGCGGATTCCCGAACGCGCCTATGCCGAGCAATGGGACGTCGAGGGCCTGAAGGCGGATGTCCAGCAGTATCTCAATCTCGACCTGCCGATCACCGAGTGGGCTGCGGAAGAGGGTATTGCAGAGGACGATATTCTCGAACGCATTACAGAGGCCGCCGACAAGGCCGCGGCTGACCGGGCCGAACGCTTCGGTCCCGACATCATGCAATATGTCGAGCGCTCTGTCGTGCTGCAGACGCTCGACCATCTCTGGCGCGAACACATCGTCAACCTCGACCATCTTCGTTCGGTCATCGGCTTCCGTGGCTACGCCCAGCGCGATCCGCTGCAGGAATACAAGTCCGAAGCATTCGAACTGTTCCAGGCCCTGCTCGGCAATCTCCGCCAAGCGGTGACGGCACAGTTGATGCGCGTTGAGCTGGTGCGCGAGGCACCCGACGCACCGCAGCCTCTGCCGCCGATGGAAGGCCATCACATCGATCCGCTGACCGGCGAGGACGACTTCGCGCATGCTGGTGCGCCGCTGCTGGCCGCGGCACCGGCGAACCGCAATCCGGCCGATCCCTCGAGTTGGGGCAAGGTAGCGCGCAATGAGCCCTGCCCTTGCGGCTCGGGCAAGAAATACAAGCATTGCCACGGAATGTACGAAGCATGA
- a CDS encoding peptidylprolyl isomerase produces MSRYKTLAAAAFVVAIAVNGARAEETDPVIATVGGQEVHQSELNLALSGLDPQLQQMPEEQKRAAALSAVIDVKLLAKNAEKEGLQDDAVFKQRIAYLTERELHNAFFKKHVVDAVTKEDVKARYDKEIAAIPAQEEIKARHILVKTEDEAKAVIKELEAGKSFVELAKAKSSDPNKDDGGDLGYFAKGRMVPEFEVAAFALEKGSYTKTPVKTQFGFHVILVEDKRPQAPPTLEQVEPQVRQLVMRDKYLELLASAKKETGVEISDPALKKAYDDANKPQETK; encoded by the coding sequence ATGTCCAGATACAAGACTTTGGCGGCTGCGGCATTCGTCGTGGCGATCGCTGTTAACGGAGCGCGCGCCGAAGAGACCGATCCAGTGATCGCGACAGTTGGCGGGCAGGAAGTCCATCAGTCCGAACTCAATCTCGCTCTCAGTGGTCTTGATCCGCAGCTTCAGCAGATGCCGGAAGAGCAGAAACGCGCCGCCGCGCTTTCGGCCGTCATCGACGTCAAGCTTCTGGCAAAGAACGCTGAGAAGGAGGGTCTGCAGGACGACGCCGTCTTCAAGCAGCGTATCGCCTACCTCACCGAGCGCGAGCTGCACAATGCGTTCTTCAAGAAGCATGTCGTGGACGCGGTGACGAAGGAAGACGTCAAGGCACGCTACGACAAGGAAATTGCCGCAATCCCGGCACAGGAAGAGATCAAGGCCCGCCATATCCTGGTGAAGACCGAGGACGAGGCAAAGGCCGTGATTAAGGAGCTTGAGGCCGGCAAGAGCTTCGTCGAGCTCGCCAAGGCCAAGTCGTCCGATCCGAACAAGGATGACGGCGGCGATCTGGGCTATTTTGCCAAGGGGCGGATGGTGCCGGAATTCGAAGTGGCCGCCTTCGCCCTCGAAAAGGGCAGCTACACCAAGACCCCGGTGAAGACGCAGTTCGGCTTCCACGTCATCCTCGTCGAGGACAAGCGCCCGCAGGCGCCGCCGACGCTGGAACAGGTCGAGCCGCAGGTTCGTCAGCTCGTCATGCGCGACAAATATCTTGAACTTCTGGCTTCCGCGAAGAAGGAAACCGGCGTCGAAATCTCGGATCCGGCGCTCAAGAAAGCCTATGACGACGCTAACAAACCGCAGGAAACGAAGTAA
- the argJ gene encoding bifunctional glutamate N-acetyltransferase/amino-acid acetyltransferase ArgJ, translated as MSGSVSPLAPKTFAEMPPLRGVRMATAAAGIKYKNRTDVLMMIFDEPAAVAGVFTRSKCPSAPVDFCRRNLSGGAARAVVVNSGNANAFTGKKGREATELTAQSAAKAVGCNESEIFLASTGVIGEPLDATKFAGVLDGLATSAKEDFWFEAAKAIMTTDTYPKVATRSAEIGGVTVTINGIAKGAGMIAPDMATMLSFVVTDADIAPPALQALLSAGVGPTFNSVTVDSDTSTSDTLMLFATGAAAKDGQAKVVDATDPRLDAFRAALNDVLRDLALQVVRDGEGARKMVIVTVEGAESDAAAKRIALSIANSPLVKTAVAGEDANWGRVVMAVGKSGEMAERDRLAIWFGDVRVAVEGERDRDYSEAAASAVMKGEDIPIRVDIGLGPGRATVYTCDLTKEYVEINGDYRS; from the coding sequence ATGTCCGGCTCTGTTTCTCCGCTCGCTCCGAAAACCTTCGCCGAAATGCCGCCGCTTCGAGGTGTGCGCATGGCTACGGCCGCGGCAGGGATCAAGTACAAGAACCGCACCGATGTGCTGATGATGATCTTCGACGAGCCCGCAGCGGTTGCTGGTGTCTTCACCCGATCGAAATGTCCGTCGGCGCCGGTCGATTTCTGCCGCAGGAATCTGTCGGGAGGCGCTGCCCGTGCCGTTGTCGTCAATTCGGGCAATGCCAATGCGTTCACCGGCAAGAAGGGGCGAGAGGCGACCGAACTCACGGCGCAGTCCGCAGCCAAGGCTGTCGGATGCAACGAGAGCGAGATCTTCCTTGCCTCGACCGGCGTGATCGGCGAACCGCTCGATGCGACCAAATTCGCCGGCGTGCTCGATGGTCTTGCGACCTCCGCCAAGGAAGATTTCTGGTTCGAGGCCGCCAAGGCGATCATGACCACCGATACCTATCCGAAGGTCGCGACCCGCAGCGCTGAGATCGGCGGCGTCACGGTGACGATCAACGGCATTGCCAAGGGTGCGGGCATGATCGCGCCCGACATGGCGACGATGCTTTCCTTCGTGGTGACAGACGCGGATATCGCGCCGCCAGCGCTTCAAGCCCTGCTTTCCGCCGGCGTCGGCCCGACCTTCAACTCCGTCACGGTCGACAGCGATACCTCCACTTCCGACACGCTGATGCTGTTTGCAACCGGCGCGGCGGCGAAGGACGGTCAGGCGAAGGTCGTGGATGCCACCGATCCGCGCCTCGACGCCTTCCGCGCCGCCCTCAATGATGTGCTGCGTGATCTGGCTCTGCAGGTCGTGCGCGACGGCGAGGGCGCCCGCAAGATGGTGATCGTAACCGTCGAGGGTGCGGAGAGCGATGCAGCGGCCAAGCGGATTGCGCTGTCGATCGCCAATTCGCCGCTCGTCAAGACGGCCGTTGCCGGCGAGGATGCGAACTGGGGCCGGGTGGTCATGGCTGTCGGCAAATCCGGAGAGATGGCCGAACGAGACCGGCTGGCGATCTGGTTCGGCGATGTGCGCGTTGCCGTCGAGGGCGAGCGGGATCGGGACTATTCGGAGGCGGCAGCAAGCGCCGTCATGAAAGGCGAAGACATTCCGATCCGTGTCGACATCGGCCTCGGTCCGGGCCGCGCGACCGTCTATACCTGTGATCTGACCAAGGAATATGTCGAGATCAACGGCGACTACAGAAGCTGA
- a CDS encoding GNAT family N-acetyltransferase → MTSNDRQPPTTNAAVGETIMVDLPSVRRLEAVGFRAWPAASVQYDGSWLIRLTAGHASKRLNSVNPLDPSDYRDIAIRLEKAGKHFSDYGRPLTVRQTPLTPPQLVAYMDNEGWAAFGHSLVLTADLAEREFGDGIDHLPIKDVGRFVDARILIGKEEPQTKPALTEIINAIKPECGLFLFEDLEIGPTAVSLVVQDNDLAGIMQFAVAEAVRRRGVGSALLDASLRWARLKGAKKAWLQVEADNEAAVELYRKAGFTEVYHYLYRTPTAPCVFSDAQRSL, encoded by the coding sequence ATGACATCGAATGACAGGCAGCCGCCGACGACGAACGCGGCGGTTGGGGAAACGATCATGGTTGATCTTCCGAGTGTGCGCCGCCTGGAAGCCGTCGGCTTCCGCGCCTGGCCGGCCGCGAGCGTTCAGTATGACGGCAGCTGGCTGATCCGCCTTACGGCGGGACATGCGTCCAAACGCCTGAACTCGGTCAACCCGCTCGATCCGTCGGATTACCGTGACATTGCCATCCGGCTCGAAAAGGCGGGTAAGCACTTCTCTGACTACGGCCGTCCGCTCACCGTTCGTCAGACGCCGCTGACGCCACCGCAATTGGTCGCCTACATGGACAATGAAGGCTGGGCCGCATTCGGGCACAGCCTAGTGCTGACGGCGGACCTGGCCGAGCGCGAATTCGGCGACGGCATAGACCACCTCCCTATCAAGGATGTCGGTCGTTTCGTCGATGCGCGCATCCTGATCGGCAAGGAAGAGCCGCAGACCAAGCCGGCGCTCACTGAAATCATCAATGCCATCAAGCCGGAATGCGGTTTGTTCCTGTTCGAAGACCTTGAGATCGGCCCGACCGCCGTATCGCTGGTGGTCCAGGACAACGATCTGGCCGGAATCATGCAGTTCGCAGTCGCCGAGGCCGTGCGCCGAAGGGGCGTCGGTTCGGCGCTGCTCGATGCGTCGCTCCGCTGGGCGCGCCTCAAGGGTGCGAAGAAGGCTTGGCTGCAGGTGGAGGCGGACAACGAAGCGGCGGTCGAACTTTACCGCAAGGCGGGCTTCACCGAGGTCTATCACTATCTCTATCGGACACCTACAGCTCCGTGCGTCTTTTCAGACGCGCAAAGGTCGTTGTAG
- the mutT gene encoding 8-oxo-dGTP diphosphatase MutT, which yields MDIEGKKIVLVAACALVDSDGRILLAQRPQGKSLAGLWEFPGGKVEPGETPEATLIRELEEELGIRTKVACLAPLTFASHSYDDFHLLMPLFVCRRYEGFAEGREGQTIKWVRPKALRDYPMPPADEPLIPFLMDLL from the coding sequence ATGGACATCGAGGGAAAGAAGATCGTGCTGGTCGCCGCCTGCGCTCTGGTCGATTCCGACGGCCGCATTCTGCTGGCACAGCGTCCGCAGGGAAAATCGCTTGCCGGGCTTTGGGAGTTTCCTGGCGGCAAAGTGGAGCCCGGTGAAACGCCAGAGGCGACGCTGATCCGTGAGCTGGAGGAGGAACTCGGCATCCGCACCAAGGTCGCATGCCTTGCGCCGCTCACCTTCGCAAGCCACAGCTACGATGATTTCCACCTGCTGATGCCGCTCTTTGTATGCCGGCGATACGAGGGCTTTGCCGAGGGACGCGAAGGCCAGACGATCAAGTGGGTCCGGCCGAAAGCGCTGCGCGACTATCCGATGCCTCCGGCGGACGAACCGCTGATCCCATTTCTGATGGATTTGCTCTGA
- a CDS encoding Flp family type IVb pilin produces MNGRACLFFRSEPIHRRAEIQSAASEKTYGAAARHLPFKVIEREEGRMAKLAGFIRSRDGATAVEYGLLAALISISLLVGLESFSDSLLDLFNRVVDTMESNRG; encoded by the coding sequence TTGAACGGCCGGGCCTGCCTGTTCTTTAGATCGGAGCCGATCCACAGACGTGCAGAAATTCAAAGTGCTGCGTCCGAAAAAACGTATGGCGCTGCAGCCCGGCATTTGCCGTTCAAGGTGATCGAACGGGAGGAGGGGCGCATGGCCAAGCTCGCAGGCTTCATTCGCAGCAGAGACGGCGCCACAGCAGTGGAATACGGCCTCCTCGCCGCGCTTATTTCCATCAGTCTCCTGGTCGGTCTGGAGAGTTTCTCCGATTCGCTGCTCGACCTCTTCAACAGGGTGGTGGATACGATGGAGTCGAACCGGGGTTGA
- a CDS encoding methyltransferase domain-containing protein, producing MEILFDQSLVEAHRHRALINGDQKATFLLDIVARELAERVSVVERHFDRAMELHGYTGPTARSLAATGKVGTIERVETEKGFGSGDQPVTVAPLERIPAAPESLNLLVSPLSLHLTNDTPGVFIQARRVLKPDGLFLAAIPGNGTLQELRESLLAAEAELSGGASPRVIPFADVREMGALLQRAGFALPVADAETYTVRYDSLFGLLKDLRAMGMANPLAARSRVPVTRRFFLRAAEIYAERFSDPDGRIRATFSIIYVSGWAPHESQQKPLRPGSAKQRLSEALGVNEHPLKES from the coding sequence GTGGAAATCCTCTTTGACCAGAGCCTCGTCGAGGCGCACCGCCACAGGGCCCTCATCAACGGCGACCAGAAGGCAACCTTCCTGCTCGATATCGTGGCGCGGGAGCTTGCCGAGCGCGTCAGCGTCGTTGAACGGCATTTCGACCGGGCAATGGAATTGCATGGCTACACCGGCCCCACGGCCCGCTCGCTTGCCGCAACAGGCAAGGTCGGAACCATCGAGCGGGTGGAAACGGAGAAAGGTTTCGGTTCCGGCGACCAACCTGTTACAGTCGCCCCGCTGGAGCGGATACCCGCCGCACCGGAGTCGCTCAATCTCCTCGTGTCACCACTTTCGCTGCATCTGACCAACGATACACCCGGCGTCTTCATCCAGGCCCGTCGCGTGTTGAAGCCGGATGGCCTGTTCCTTGCGGCGATCCCGGGCAACGGCACGTTGCAAGAGCTTCGCGAGTCGCTTCTCGCCGCCGAGGCGGAACTCAGCGGCGGGGCGAGCCCAAGGGTCATTCCCTTTGCCGACGTTCGCGAAATGGGTGCTCTGCTACAGCGGGCAGGCTTTGCCCTGCCGGTCGCTGACGCCGAAACCTATACGGTCCGCTACGATTCGCTTTTCGGGCTGCTGAAGGACCTGAGGGCCATGGGCATGGCCAACCCGCTGGCGGCCCGCAGTCGCGTGCCGGTTACCCGGCGGTTCTTCCTGAGGGCAGCCGAGATCTATGCGGAACGCTTCTCCGACCCCGATGGCCGCATCCGCGCGACGTTCTCGATCATCTATGTTTCCGGTTGGGCGCCGCACGAGAGCCAGCAAAAGCCCTTGAGGCCAGGTTCCGCGAAGCAAAGGCTGTCCGAAGCGCTCGGCGTCAACGAACATCCGTTGAAAGAAAGCTAG
- a CDS encoding ComF family protein, which yields MRWAALLRRLGSDAVGIVYPPVCCGCGRLTGDHHAVCPACWSGLRLIERPYCEILGLPFAFDPGPGSVSPEAIAEPPVFDRLRSVAIHDGIVRDLVHGLKYRDRTDLAPMMGEWMIRASDGAVAAADMIVPVPLHAFRLWRRKFNQAAELARVIAGHAGKPYRPDVLRRIKRTSRQVGLGARAREENVRGAFVVPESGGPGLSGKRIILVDDVYTTGATVSAATRALKRAGAGDVTVLTFARAISGPI from the coding sequence TTGCGTTGGGCGGCGCTCTTGCGCCGCCTCGGGAGCGACGCCGTCGGGATCGTCTATCCGCCGGTCTGCTGCGGTTGCGGCCGCCTGACTGGCGATCATCATGCCGTATGCCCGGCCTGCTGGTCCGGCCTCCGGCTGATCGAGCGCCCCTATTGTGAGATCCTCGGGCTGCCCTTTGCCTTTGATCCGGGACCCGGTTCCGTCTCCCCCGAAGCCATCGCCGAGCCGCCTGTCTTCGATCGGCTTCGCTCGGTGGCGATCCACGACGGTATCGTTCGCGATCTCGTCCACGGTCTGAAATACCGCGACCGCACTGATCTCGCGCCGATGATGGGCGAATGGATGATCCGTGCGAGCGATGGCGCGGTTGCGGCCGCCGACATGATCGTACCGGTTCCGCTCCACGCATTCCGCCTCTGGCGGCGAAAGTTCAACCAGGCCGCCGAGCTCGCCCGTGTCATCGCGGGGCATGCGGGAAAACCCTACCGACCGGACGTGCTTCGCCGCATCAAACGTACCAGCCGGCAAGTCGGTCTTGGCGCCCGGGCGCGTGAGGAGAATGTCCGCGGCGCTTTCGTCGTCCCTGAAAGCGGCGGACCGGGTCTCAGCGGGAAAAGAATTATACTCGTTGACGATGTATACACGACCGGTGCAACCGTCTCGGCCGCCACCCGTGCGCTGAAGCGGGCAGGGGCCGGAGACGTCACGGTTTTGACCTTTGCAAGAGCCATATCCGGTCCTATATGA
- the grxC gene encoding glutaredoxin 3: MASVVIYTRQFCGYCSAAKKLLETKGVGFVEHDATHDPGLRQTMIEKSNGGMTFPQIFINDLHVGGCDDLHALDRAGKLDEMLVA, from the coding sequence ATGGCTTCGGTCGTCATTTATACGCGTCAGTTCTGCGGCTATTGCTCGGCAGCAAAGAAACTTCTTGAAACCAAAGGCGTCGGCTTCGTCGAACATGATGCGACCCATGATCCGGGTCTGCGCCAGACGATGATCGAAAAGTCCAACGGTGGCATGACTTTCCCGCAGATCTTCATCAACGACCTCCATGTCGGTGGCTGCGACGACCTGCATGCGCTCGACCGCGCCGGCAAGCTCGACGAGATGCTCGTCGCCTAG
- a CDS encoding carbon-nitrogen hydrolase family protein: MSFKAAAVQMCSGVDPARNVETMAKLVREAAAQGATYIQTPEMTGAIQRDRAGLRSVLKDEANDIVVCEASALAGELGVYLHIGSTPIALSDGKIANRGFLFGPDGVKICDYDKIHMFDVDLENGESWRESAAYRPGTTARVADLAFGKLGFSICYDVRFPELFRQQAVAGAEIMSVPAAFTKQTGEAHWEILLRARAIENGLFVIAAAQAGKHEDGRETFGHSMIVDPWGSVLAEAGPAREGVIIADIDTAAVHGARAKIPNLKNARSFVLDEVTPTGKGGVAA, encoded by the coding sequence ATGAGTTTTAAAGCTGCTGCCGTCCAGATGTGCTCCGGCGTCGATCCCGCAAGAAACGTGGAGACGATGGCGAAGCTCGTCCGCGAGGCGGCCGCTCAAGGCGCAACCTATATCCAGACCCCGGAAATGACCGGTGCCATCCAGCGCGATCGGGCGGGGCTTCGTTCCGTGCTGAAGGACGAGGCGAACGACATCGTCGTGTGCGAGGCCTCGGCCCTTGCCGGCGAGCTCGGTGTCTATCTCCATATCGGCTCGACGCCGATTGCGCTTTCCGACGGTAAGATCGCCAATCGCGGCTTCCTCTTCGGGCCGGACGGGGTCAAGATCTGCGACTACGACAAGATCCACATGTTCGACGTGGATCTGGAGAATGGCGAAAGCTGGCGCGAGAGTGCGGCGTATCGACCCGGCACCACGGCCCGTGTCGCCGATCTTGCCTTTGGCAAGCTGGGCTTTTCCATCTGTTACGACGTCCGCTTCCCCGAGCTCTTCCGCCAGCAGGCCGTTGCCGGCGCCGAGATCATGTCCGTGCCTGCAGCCTTTACCAAGCAGACCGGCGAGGCGCATTGGGAGATCCTGCTGCGCGCCCGCGCCATCGAAAACGGCCTTTTCGTCATCGCCGCGGCGCAGGCTGGAAAGCACGAGGATGGTCGGGAAACCTTCGGTCATTCGATGATTGTCGATCCGTGGGGTAGCGTGCTCGCCGAGGCAGGCCCGGCCCGCGAGGGCGTTATCATCGCCGATATCGACACTGCCGCCGTGCATGGCGCGCGCGCAAAGATACCCAATCTCAAGAATGCCCGCAGTTTCGTGCTGGACGAGGTGACGCCGACCGGGAAAGGAGGCGTTGCAGCGTGA
- a CDS encoding DUF1178 family protein, with translation MIRYNLSCDNGHDFEGWFASSDDFDSQVERRLVACPTCGSHSVSKQLMAPSVSTARKKEGTRALVMDRAQKETIAKIRELVNSIRENAEDVGERFPEEARKIHYGEAEQRGLIGKASAEEAVALLEEGIEIAPLPVLPDDAN, from the coding sequence GTGATCCGTTACAACCTTTCGTGTGATAATGGCCATGACTTCGAAGGCTGGTTCGCGTCGAGCGACGACTTCGATTCCCAGGTCGAGCGGCGTCTGGTCGCCTGTCCCACGTGCGGCTCTCACTCCGTCAGCAAGCAGCTGATGGCGCCGTCGGTGTCGACCGCGCGCAAGAAGGAGGGGACACGCGCGCTGGTGATGGATCGGGCCCAGAAAGAAACGATCGCCAAGATCCGCGAACTGGTCAATTCGATCCGCGAGAATGCCGAGGACGTCGGCGAACGTTTCCCGGAAGAGGCGCGCAAGATCCATTATGGCGAGGCCGAGCAGCGCGGGCTGATCGGCAAGGCGAGCGCGGAAGAGGCGGTGGCGCTTCTGGAAGAAGGTATCGAGATCGCACCCCTGCCTGTGCTGCCGGATGATGCGAACTGA
- the ubiG gene encoding bifunctional 2-polyprenyl-6-hydroxyphenol methylase/3-demethylubiquinol 3-O-methyltransferase UbiG translates to MSDTARTTIDQSEVDRFSAMAAEWWDPTGKFRPLHKFNPVRLAYIRDKASEHFGRDPKGPQPLKGLRLLDIGCGGGLLSEPMARMGADVLGADASEKNIGIAKTHAAGSGVSVDYRAVTAEALAEAGESFDVVLNMEVVEHVADVDFFVTTCAHMVRPGGLMFIATINRTVKAAALAIFAAENLLRWLPRGTHQYEKLVRPEELEKPLEASGMEIADRTGVFFNPLANQWNLSKDMDVNYMIVAKRPL, encoded by the coding sequence ATGAGCGACACGGCACGCACCACGATCGATCAGAGCGAAGTGGACCGGTTTTCTGCGATGGCGGCGGAATGGTGGGACCCGACCGGCAAGTTCCGGCCACTGCACAAGTTCAATCCGGTGCGCCTTGCCTATATCCGCGACAAGGCATCGGAACATTTCGGCCGTGACCCCAAGGGTCCGCAGCCGCTCAAGGGCCTGCGGCTGCTCGATATCGGCTGCGGAGGCGGGCTGCTCTCCGAGCCGATGGCGCGCATGGGCGCAGATGTCCTCGGCGCGGACGCATCGGAAAAGAATATCGGAATCGCCAAGACCCACGCGGCCGGGAGCGGCGTTTCCGTAGATTATCGCGCAGTCACCGCGGAGGCGCTCGCCGAAGCCGGCGAAAGCTTCGATGTCGTCCTCAACATGGAGGTGGTGGAACATGTCGCCGACGTCGATTTCTTCGTCACCACCTGCGCCCACATGGTGCGCCCGGGCGGGCTGATGTTCATAGCTACCATCAACCGCACGGTGAAAGCCGCCGCACTCGCGATCTTCGCCGCGGAAAACCTGTTGCGCTGGCTCCCGCGCGGCACCCACCAATACGAGAAGTTGGTTCGTCCGGAGGAACTGGAAAAGCCGCTCGAGGCAAGCGGCATGGAAATCGCCGACCGCACCGGCGTGTTCTTCAACCCGCTCGCCAATCAGTGGAACCTGTCGAAGGATATGGACGTCAACTACATGATCGTCGCCAAACGGCCGCTCTGA